From Butyricimonas paravirosa, one genomic window encodes:
- a CDS encoding LrgB family protein, whose product MQSIISSEIFVITLVAGVYLAALWLYRKTKLALLHPLLVSIPALVAVMSVIGIPYESFQQGSRMINFLLGPSVVALGYVLWEQVEYMKSNAVSIMTSIFVGSLVGIVSVICIARWMGADHVLIATLEPKSVTTPIAMGVAEKAGGIPAIAAVIVIVVGIFGGIVGPFVLNKLNIDSKIARGLSLGAAAHGLGTARAMELGALEGAISGLAIGLMGVMTAILVPVVEWVMSLF is encoded by the coding sequence ATGCAGTCTATTATTTCGTCAGAGATATTTGTAATAACGTTGGTAGCCGGGGTATACTTGGCTGCGCTTTGGCTATACCGGAAAACGAAGTTGGCGCTGTTACATCCTTTGTTAGTTTCTATTCCGGCGTTAGTGGCGGTGATGAGTGTGATAGGGATTCCGTATGAATCTTTCCAGCAAGGGAGCCGGATGATTAATTTCCTGCTGGGACCTTCTGTCGTGGCCTTGGGCTACGTGTTGTGGGAACAGGTGGAATACATGAAGAGTAATGCGGTGTCGATCATGACTTCTATTTTTGTCGGGAGTTTGGTGGGAATCGTGAGTGTGATTTGTATTGCTCGCTGGATGGGAGCGGACCACGTGTTGATAGCGACATTGGAGCCGAAGTCCGTGACGACCCCGATAGCGATGGGAGTGGCCGAGAAAGCGGGTGGTATTCCTGCCATTGCGGCGGTAATTGTTATCGTGGTGGGGATATTCGGGGGAATCGTGGGGCCTTTCGTGTTGAACAAGTTGAACATTGATAGTAAGATTGCCCGGGGATTATCTCTTGGTGCCGCGGCTCACGGGTTGGGTACTGCCAGAGCGATGGAGTTGGGCGCATTGGAAGGAGCTATTAGTGGTTTGGCAATTGGTTTAATGGGAGTGATGACGGCGATACTGGTACCTGTCGTCGAGTGGGTAATGTCATTATTTTAG
- a CDS encoding CidA/LrgA family protein, producing MLGGIFIIMAFYLLGECCAWLMNGFVPGSVLGMMFLFLALSMHWVRPERVRPVARFLCDNMAFFFLPAGVGIITSMDVLSRYWDIVLVVGTVTTLLVLIVVAVLQQWQEDHRAHGKTN from the coding sequence ATGTTAGGAGGAATTTTTATTATTATGGCTTTTTATTTACTGGGTGAATGTTGTGCCTGGTTGATGAACGGTTTTGTGCCGGGGAGCGTGTTGGGGATGATGTTTTTGTTTTTGGCGTTATCCATGCATTGGGTCCGACCGGAGAGAGTGCGTCCGGTGGCTCGTTTTCTTTGTGATAACATGGCGTTTTTCTTTCTCCCGGCGGGAGTGGGGATTATCACGTCTATGGATGTGTTGTCCCGTTATTGGGACATCGTGTTGGTGGTGGGGACGGTGACGACTTTGTTGGTTTTGATCGTGGTGGCGGTTTTGCAACAATGGCAAGAGGATCATCGGGCGCATGGTAAAACGAATTAA
- the pgeF gene encoding peptidoglycan editing factor PgeF, whose product MIRVERDKVTFYQFLGLRDFPGLIHFVSGREGGVSVGGQAALNLGFMDEDRDDRVLTNRMSLAEAVGCGVDDFILGEQKHTTHVEVVTRSQRGRGGREKATRLSSTDALITRETGVCLMVLAADCVPVLMYDPRVRVIAAVHAGWRGTVGRITAKTVERMREEFGCDPRDVIVGIGPSIGPCCFEVGEEIVEAAREGLGDLTGLIEPGKQAGKYLLNLWEANRRQLRQVGVEDIRIEVAGICTVCHHDRFFSYRGDRGNTGRFGAGIMLNI is encoded by the coding sequence ATGATTAGGGTTGAGAGAGATAAAGTTACGTTCTACCAGTTCTTGGGATTACGGGATTTTCCGGGATTAATTCATTTCGTGTCGGGAAGGGAAGGTGGCGTTAGTGTCGGTGGGCAAGCTGCGTTGAATCTGGGATTCATGGATGAGGACCGGGATGACCGAGTGTTGACTAACCGGATGTCACTGGCGGAGGCTGTTGGTTGTGGTGTGGATGATTTTATTTTAGGAGAACAAAAACATACCACTCACGTAGAAGTCGTGACCCGGTCGCAACGTGGCCGGGGAGGACGGGAGAAAGCGACTCGCTTATCTTCGACAGATGCTTTGATTACGAGAGAAACGGGTGTTTGTCTGATGGTGCTTGCTGCCGATTGTGTTCCTGTTTTGATGTACGATCCCCGGGTACGGGTTATTGCTGCTGTTCATGCGGGATGGCGAGGTACGGTGGGAAGAATTACAGCGAAGACCGTAGAGCGGATGCGGGAGGAATTTGGATGTGACCCCCGGGATGTGATTGTCGGGATAGGGCCTTCTATCGGCCCCTGTTGTTTTGAGGTCGGGGAAGAAATCGTGGAGGCGGCACGTGAGGGGTTGGGAGATTTGACGGGATTGATCGAACCGGGGAAACAGGCCGGGAAGTATCTATTGAATTTATGGGAGGCTAATCGTCGTCAATTACGGCAAGTGGGGGTGGAGGATATTCGTATTGAAGTGGCGGGAATTTGTACCGTCTGTCATCATGATCGATTTTTTTCCTATCGAGGGGACCGGGGAAACACGGGACGATTCGGGGCGGGAATCATGTTAAATATATAG
- a CDS encoding Fic family protein, with protein sequence MWQELCKTREEYLERAKLDTKGYSPRRSETLLYEIARLDGMDIKKQDFFNILNDIEISPKVTREDTHRIKDLSNAFLYLVKCAQQRKRFSLDFVREISAKVMQHTGKEVYTTIGGYDTSLGDFRLGEEYYEEGILANYAQIPDMLEQLCKETNEKLGNVHDILTVKLAADFHYRFMHIKPFEAGNITVGLLMMNYIQMMFREPLIIIPGEDKAKYLAAIKMQKDTPTPETFERFVGEELLSQLRKEVTPRK encoded by the coding sequence ATGTGGCAAGAACTATGTAAAACCCGCGAAGAATACCTCGAAAGAGCGAAACTGGACACGAAAGGCTATTCGCCCCGACGGTCGGAAACGTTACTTTACGAGATTGCCCGCCTAGACGGCATGGACATCAAAAAACAGGACTTTTTCAATATCTTGAACGACATTGAGATCTCACCCAAAGTAACACGAGAAGACACGCACCGGATAAAAGACCTGAGCAACGCATTCCTTTACCTGGTTAAATGCGCGCAACAACGCAAAAGGTTCTCGCTCGACTTCGTACGAGAAATCAGCGCAAAAGTAATGCAACACACAGGCAAAGAGGTGTACACGACGATCGGCGGTTACGATACCTCGCTGGGCGATTTCCGGCTGGGAGAAGAGTACTATGAAGAGGGTATCCTCGCCAACTATGCCCAGATCCCGGATATGCTGGAACAATTGTGTAAAGAGACAAATGAAAAGCTGGGGAACGTTCACGACATACTGACCGTGAAACTTGCCGCAGACTTTCACTATCGCTTCATGCACATAAAACCTTTCGAGGCTGGGAATATTACCGTCGGCCTCCTGATGATGAACTATATCCAGATGATGTTCAGGGAACCGCTCATCATCATCCCGGGAGAAGACAAGGCAAAATACCTCGCTGCCATAAAAATGCAAAAGGACACCCCAACACCCGAAACATTCGAACGCTTCGTGGGTGAGGAATTACTTTCTCAGCTTCGCAAAGAAGTCACCCCGCGGAAATAA
- a CDS encoding type B 50S ribosomal protein L31: MKKGIHPENYRLVAFKDMSNGTTTITKSTAATKETIEIDGVEYPLVKMEISNSSHPFYTGKIKLIDTAGRVDKFMNRYKNHMENRKK, from the coding sequence ATGAAAAAGGGCATACATCCTGAAAATTACAGATTAGTAGCGTTTAAAGATATGTCTAATGGAACGACTACAATCACCAAGTCTACTGCCGCAACGAAGGAGACTATCGAGATCGACGGAGTTGAATATCCATTAGTAAAGATGGAAATCTCCAACTCTTCACACCCGTTCTATACCGGTAAAATTAAACTGATCGACACTGCAGGACGTGTTGACAAGTTCATGAACCGTTACAAGAACCACATGGAAAACAGAAAGAAATAA
- a CDS encoding GlmU family protein, with protein sequence MKIILFDDKSWGTLRPLTFTRPISELRVGILTIREKWEKRFGDKVAYLTKDYLQEKFPLSVEDDNLLINSSVCPNEELMQEIKSLQAGEMLLQGDCLIAVRMGKQDVATFDPVTIPDFTRKEYTGVFTRVVYPYHLFSLNARELEVDFRLITEGRESVPLNSCVQVYGEHPVFVEEGAVVRCAVINTEGGPVYIGKDAEIMEGVLVRGPLAMCEHSVLTMGAKVYGATTLGPYCKCGGEVNNVVMIGYSNKAHDGFLGNSVLGEWCNIGAGTNNSNLKNTYVEVKLWDYETKHFRRTGLQFCGLIMGDHAKLGISTMINTGTVIGVGTNIFGSDFPRNFVPSFSWGGASGFTEHKMNQFVSTAEAVMKRRNKTFDDVDRRIIEHVFADPER encoded by the coding sequence ATGAAAATAATTTTGTTTGATGATAAGAGTTGGGGTACTTTAAGGCCCTTGACTTTTACTCGTCCGATTTCTGAATTGAGGGTTGGAATTCTCACGATCCGGGAAAAGTGGGAAAAGCGGTTTGGGGATAAGGTTGCATATCTGACCAAAGATTACCTTCAGGAAAAGTTCCCGTTGTCTGTGGAAGACGATAATTTGCTTATCAATAGTTCGGTATGTCCGAATGAAGAATTAATGCAGGAAATCAAGTCTTTGCAGGCTGGAGAGATGTTATTACAGGGTGATTGTCTGATCGCCGTGCGAATGGGTAAACAGGACGTTGCAACCTTTGATCCGGTGACGATACCCGATTTTACACGTAAAGAATACACGGGAGTGTTTACCCGTGTTGTTTATCCTTATCATTTGTTTTCTCTGAATGCCCGAGAACTGGAGGTTGATTTCCGGTTGATCACGGAAGGGCGTGAGAGTGTCCCGTTGAATAGTTGCGTGCAGGTGTATGGAGAACATCCCGTTTTCGTCGAAGAGGGGGCTGTTGTACGTTGTGCGGTAATTAACACGGAGGGTGGTCCGGTGTATATCGGTAAAGATGCCGAGATTATGGAAGGTGTTTTGGTGCGGGGACCATTGGCCATGTGTGAACATTCGGTACTGACGATGGGGGCCAAGGTGTACGGGGCAACGACTCTCGGGCCGTATTGCAAATGTGGGGGAGAGGTCAATAACGTCGTGATGATTGGCTATTCGAATAAGGCGCATGATGGTTTTCTCGGGAATTCCGTGCTGGGCGAATGGTGTAACATTGGTGCCGGGACGAATAATTCTAATCTGAAGAACACTTACGTGGAGGTGAAGTTGTGGGATTACGAGACTAAGCATTTTCGTCGGACCGGACTTCAATTTTGCGGTCTGATCATGGGTGACCATGCAAAACTGGGTATTTCCACCATGATTAACACCGGAACGGTGATCGGTGTGGGAACCAATATTTTCGGTTCGGATTTTCCTCGGAATTTTGTTCCTTCTTTCTCATGGGGTGGAGCCAGTGGGTTTACGGAGCATAAAATGAATCAGTTCGTTTCCACGGCTGAGGCTGTCATGAAACGCCGGAACAAGACGTTTGATGATGTTGATCGCCGGATTATTGAGCATGTTTTTGCCGATCCGGAAAGATAG
- the lon gene encoding endopeptidase La: MNKIDLKDILQENLADDNQDYLSILGDEKEMLNDHTDIPDTLPILPLRNTVLFPGVIIPINIGREKSLKLIRYVYKSSVPFGVIAQRDTNTENPKLEDLYTIGTVATVLKILEMPDGTTTAIIQGKKRFELDDILYDEPYHVGKIIVKQEDTITEEDQEYNAIGEALKDMALKIVKYSSNIPNEAGFALKNIESMLFLINFISSNTDIDYRNKQELLEIDILKERATKLLELLGKQVKILELKEDIQKKVKVDLDKQQREYLLHQQMKTIQNELGANPVDEDLQELEEAAKKKKWGKNVQEIFEKELQKLKRQNPSTPDYSVQFNYVKELTELPWEHYSEDNFDLKKASEILDADHYGLDKVKERILEYLAVLKLKGDMKSPILCLYGPPGVGKTSLGKSVARALNREFVRMSLGGLHDESEIRGHRRTYIGAMPGRIIQSIKKAGTSNPVFILDEIDKVGQDFRGDPQSALLEVLDPEQNTAFHDNYLDIDYDLSKVMFIATANDISTIAAPLRDRMEMIEVSGYLMEEKIEIAKRHLIPKQLVNHGLKAEQIEFTDDILNFIIDKYTRESGVRGLDKTLAKIMRQVAKNVALDSSFTIKPTKTTVEEYLGTPIFTREEYQGNELPGVVTGLAWTAVGGEILYVESSISKGKGVLTMTGSLGDVMKESATLALEYIKSHAEELGIQPSAVEEHNIHIHVPAGAVPKDGPSAGITMVTSLASSLTGRKVKKALAMTGEITLRGKVLPVGGIREKILAAKRAGIKEIILCRENKKDIDEIKKEYVKGIKFHFVDHIREVLDIALI, from the coding sequence ATGAATAAAATAGATTTAAAAGATATTTTACAAGAAAACTTGGCGGACGATAATCAAGATTATTTATCCATCCTAGGAGACGAGAAGGAGATGCTCAACGACCACACGGATATTCCTGACACTCTGCCAATTTTACCGCTACGGAACACGGTTCTGTTTCCCGGCGTCATAATTCCTATAAATATTGGTAGGGAAAAATCACTGAAACTCATCCGGTACGTGTATAAAAGCAGCGTACCCTTCGGTGTTATAGCCCAGAGAGACACCAACACGGAAAATCCCAAACTGGAAGACCTATACACGATAGGTACAGTTGCCACCGTCTTGAAGATATTGGAAATGCCGGATGGAACAACGACGGCTATCATACAAGGGAAAAAGAGATTTGAACTTGATGATATCCTGTACGATGAACCCTATCACGTGGGAAAAATCATTGTTAAACAAGAGGACACGATCACGGAAGAAGACCAAGAGTATAATGCTATCGGAGAGGCTTTAAAAGACATGGCCTTGAAGATTGTAAAATACTCCAGCAACATCCCGAACGAGGCAGGATTCGCCTTGAAAAACATCGAGAGCATGTTATTCCTGATCAATTTCATTTCTTCGAACACGGATATTGACTACCGGAATAAACAGGAATTACTGGAAATTGACATCCTGAAAGAACGGGCAACTAAATTATTGGAACTTTTGGGCAAACAGGTCAAAATACTGGAACTCAAAGAGGATATCCAGAAGAAAGTGAAAGTCGATTTAGATAAACAGCAACGGGAATACCTACTCCACCAGCAGATGAAGACTATTCAGAACGAACTGGGAGCTAACCCGGTGGATGAAGATCTTCAAGAACTGGAAGAGGCAGCCAAAAAGAAGAAGTGGGGAAAGAACGTACAGGAAATTTTTGAAAAAGAACTTCAAAAACTAAAACGCCAAAATCCCTCCACCCCGGACTATTCCGTGCAATTCAATTACGTGAAAGAATTGACCGAGCTACCCTGGGAACACTATTCCGAGGACAATTTCGACTTGAAGAAAGCCTCTGAGATACTGGATGCCGATCATTACGGGCTGGATAAGGTGAAAGAGAGAATTCTCGAATACCTCGCCGTACTGAAACTGAAAGGAGATATGAAATCCCCGATCCTGTGCCTGTACGGCCCCCCGGGAGTCGGCAAAACCTCTTTAGGAAAATCTGTTGCACGGGCACTTAACCGGGAGTTTGTACGTATGTCATTGGGTGGTTTACACGATGAATCCGAGATCCGGGGACACCGTCGTACCTATATTGGAGCCATGCCCGGACGAATCATTCAAAGTATCAAGAAAGCCGGCACGTCAAACCCGGTATTTATACTCGATGAAATCGATAAAGTCGGTCAGGATTTCCGGGGTGACCCACAGTCTGCCCTGTTGGAGGTTCTTGATCCGGAACAGAACACGGCCTTCCACGATAACTACCTGGATATTGACTATGATTTATCGAAAGTCATGTTTATCGCCACGGCAAACGACATTTCAACAATCGCCGCCCCACTAAGGGATCGTATGGAAATGATCGAAGTAAGTGGTTATCTCATGGAAGAAAAAATAGAGATTGCCAAACGGCACCTGATCCCTAAACAACTGGTGAATCACGGGTTAAAAGCAGAACAAATCGAGTTCACGGATGATATATTAAATTTCATCATTGACAAATACACCCGGGAATCGGGAGTACGGGGATTGGATAAGACTTTGGCAAAGATCATGCGTCAAGTGGCAAAGAACGTGGCTCTGGACTCGTCTTTCACGATTAAACCGACAAAAACGACCGTGGAAGAATACCTAGGTACCCCTATCTTTACCCGGGAAGAATACCAAGGTAACGAATTACCCGGAGTGGTTACCGGTTTGGCATGGACAGCCGTGGGCGGTGAAATTCTTTACGTGGAATCAAGTATCAGCAAGGGCAAAGGCGTCCTAACCATGACAGGGAGCCTCGGTGATGTGATGAAAGAGTCTGCCACCTTGGCATTAGAATACATTAAATCGCATGCCGAAGAACTAGGCATCCAGCCCTCAGCCGTGGAAGAACACAACATCCACATTCACGTGCCGGCAGGTGCCGTACCGAAGGATGGTCCCTCGGCAGGTATCACCATGGTCACCTCGTTAGCCTCATCGCTAACCGGAAGAAAGGTAAAGAAAGCCCTCGCCATGACCGGAGAAATCACGTTGAGAGGTAAAGTTCTCCCCGTGGGTGGTATCCGGGAGAAGATCCTAGCTGCCAAACGTGCCGGAATCAAAGAAATCATCCTTTGCCGGGAAAACAAAAAAGACATTGACGAGATTAAAAAAGAATACGTCAAAGGCATTAAATTCCATTTCGTTGACCACATTCGGGAAGTATTGGACATTGCCTTGATCTAA
- a CDS encoding Fic family protein: MKAIYIWQQKDWPNFIWDNTQLSYKLGNVRNLQGKLVGKMSMLGFDLQNNAILDTLTADITKSSEIEGEILNSDQVRSSVARHLGIETEGLPEADHYVDGVVQLMIDATQNYAQPLTNERLFNWHAALFPTGRSGAYKITVADWRQGSDPMQVISGAMGKEKIHYQAPDSDNVPYQMKLFLDWVNDEQRIDPVLKAAIAHLWFVTIHPFDDGNGRIARTIMDLFLARADEMPHRFYSMSAEIRKQRKEYYEILEKTQKGKLDITNWLEWFLDCLNTALLDTEKTISTILQKAAFWDKHRVPMNERQIKMVNLLWDGFNGKLTSSKWGKITKCSADTALRDIQDLIGKGVLRKTNEGGRSTNYELAL, from the coding sequence ATGAAAGCGATCTACATTTGGCAACAAAAAGATTGGCCTAATTTCATATGGGATAACACTCAACTATCTTACAAATTAGGCAATGTTCGCAATTTGCAAGGTAAACTTGTAGGCAAAATGAGTATGCTCGGCTTTGACCTGCAAAATAACGCCATACTGGATACACTAACAGCCGACATCACCAAATCTTCTGAAATAGAAGGAGAAATATTGAACAGCGATCAGGTACGTTCTTCCGTAGCCCGTCATCTAGGAATAGAAACAGAAGGATTGCCCGAAGCCGATCATTACGTGGATGGGGTGGTTCAACTGATGATCGATGCAACTCAAAACTACGCACAACCGTTAACAAACGAACGTCTCTTCAATTGGCATGCGGCACTGTTTCCAACAGGCAGAAGCGGGGCATATAAAATCACCGTTGCAGATTGGCGACAAGGCTCGGATCCCATGCAAGTCATATCCGGTGCTATGGGAAAAGAAAAAATACATTATCAAGCCCCTGATTCTGACAATGTGCCTTACCAGATGAAACTATTTTTAGATTGGGTGAATGACGAGCAAAGAATAGACCCCGTCTTGAAAGCAGCTATCGCCCATTTATGGTTCGTGACAATCCACCCGTTTGATGACGGTAACGGTCGTATCGCCCGTACCATAATGGACTTATTCTTAGCCCGGGCTGACGAAATGCCACATCGTTTTTACAGTATGTCCGCCGAAATACGCAAACAACGAAAAGAATATTACGAGATACTGGAAAAAACACAAAAGGGAAAACTGGATATAACAAACTGGCTCGAATGGTTTCTTGACTGTTTAAACACGGCTTTACTTGACACGGAGAAAACGATCAGTACCATTTTACAGAAAGCCGCTTTTTGGGACAAACACCGGGTTCCCATGAATGAGCGTCAAATCAAGATGGTAAATCTATTGTGGGATGGCTTTAACGGGAAACTAACTTCTTCCAAATGGGGCAAGATCACCAAATGCTCCGCCGATACTGCTTTACGCGACATACAAGATTTGATCGGCAAAGGCGTACTACGCAAAACAAATGAAGGTGGCCGAAGCACGAATTACGAGCTGGCTTTATAG
- the ahpC gene encoding alkyl hydroperoxide reductase subunit C produces the protein MEPIINSQLPEFKVQAFHNGEFKTVSSEDVKGKWAIFFFYPADFTFVCPTELVDVAEKYEQFKAMGVEVYSVSTDSHFVHKAWHDASESIRKIKYPMLADPTGVLSRAFGVMIEEDGMAYRGTFVVNPEGKIKIAEIHDNNIGRNADELLRKVEAAQFVAEHPNEVCPAKWKKGANTLKPSIDLVGKI, from the coding sequence ATGGAACCAATTATCAATTCACAACTTCCTGAATTCAAAGTTCAGGCATTTCACAACGGAGAGTTCAAAACAGTAAGTAGCGAAGACGTAAAAGGCAAGTGGGCAATTTTCTTTTTCTATCCCGCAGACTTTACTTTTGTTTGCCCGACCGAATTAGTTGACGTGGCAGAGAAATACGAACAATTCAAAGCAATGGGAGTAGAAGTTTACTCTGTAAGCACGGATTCTCATTTCGTACACAAAGCATGGCATGATGCCTCTGAAAGCATCCGCAAAATCAAATACCCGATGTTGGCAGACCCGACCGGAGTATTGAGCCGTGCCTTCGGCGTGATGATCGAGGAAGACGGGATGGCTTATCGCGGAACATTCGTGGTAAACCCGGAAGGAAAGATTAAAATTGCAGAAATCCACGACAACAACATCGGACGTAACGCTGACGAATTACTTCGGAAAGTTGAAGCTGCTCAATTCGTGGCAGAACACCCGAACGAAGTTTGCCCTGCAAAATGGAAAAAAGGTGCAAACACACTGAAACCGAGCATTGATTTGGTTGGTAAAATTTAA
- the ahpF gene encoding alkyl hydroperoxide reductase subunit F: MLDTSLKDQLKNIFAVLEAQYTLDIAVAPHHESRQELTEMLADVAECSDKISCQIKEGKELEFSLLKNGEPTGIKFRGVPNGHEFTSLLLAIMNADGKGKNFPDETICNRVKALKGPIHLTTYVSLTCTNCPDVVQALNAMATLNPQIHHEMVDGAIYQDEVEKLKIQGVPSVFADGKLIHVGRGEFGELLNKLEAQYGIEENTLEVKEKSYDVIVLGGGPAGSAAAIYSARKGLNVAIIAERIGGQVKETVGIENLISVPETTGNQLADNLRTHLQCYPIDLLEHRQIEKIALEDKQKILSTATGEKFSAPAVIVATGASWRKLNVSGEAEYIGRGVAFCPHCDGPFYKGKHVAVVGGGNSGIEAAIDLAGICSKVTVLEFLDNLKADQVLQEKLKSLPNVEVFVNSQTLEVIGNGDKVTGIRVKDRTTEEVRTIELDGIFVQIGLMPNSGVFRDVVDTNRMGEIAIDTHCRTNIPGIYAAGDVSTVPYKQIIIAMGEGAKAALSAFEDRMRGVI, translated from the coding sequence ATGCTAGATACCTCTTTGAAAGATCAACTTAAAAATATTTTCGCCGTTTTAGAGGCTCAATACACGTTGGACATCGCCGTGGCTCCTCACCACGAAAGTCGGCAGGAATTAACGGAAATGTTGGCTGACGTGGCAGAATGTTCAGATAAAATATCTTGCCAGATTAAAGAGGGAAAAGAACTGGAGTTCTCTTTACTGAAAAACGGAGAACCCACAGGCATCAAATTCCGGGGAGTCCCCAACGGACACGAGTTCACCTCCCTCCTGCTTGCCATCATGAATGCAGACGGGAAAGGGAAGAATTTTCCGGATGAGACCATCTGCAACCGGGTGAAAGCATTGAAAGGTCCTATACACCTGACAACCTACGTATCTTTAACTTGTACCAACTGTCCGGATGTCGTACAAGCACTGAATGCCATGGCAACTTTAAACCCGCAAATCCATCACGAAATGGTCGACGGGGCAATCTACCAAGATGAAGTAGAAAAATTAAAGATACAAGGAGTACCTTCCGTGTTTGCGGATGGAAAACTCATCCATGTCGGAAGAGGGGAATTCGGTGAATTATTAAACAAACTTGAGGCTCAATACGGAATAGAAGAAAACACGTTAGAGGTAAAAGAAAAAAGTTATGATGTCATCGTTCTAGGAGGAGGACCGGCAGGATCGGCAGCCGCCATTTACTCCGCACGTAAGGGTTTGAACGTGGCCATCATAGCGGAACGTATCGGGGGACAAGTCAAAGAGACCGTGGGAATTGAAAACCTGATTTCCGTACCGGAAACAACAGGTAATCAATTGGCAGACAATTTACGGACACATTTACAATGTTACCCGATTGACCTGCTGGAACATCGGCAGATTGAAAAAATAGCATTAGAGGACAAACAAAAAATACTTTCCACGGCTACCGGGGAGAAATTCTCCGCACCGGCTGTTATCGTAGCTACCGGAGCCAGTTGGAGAAAACTGAACGTATCAGGTGAGGCCGAGTATATCGGTAGAGGCGTTGCGTTCTGCCCGCATTGTGACGGGCCATTCTACAAAGGCAAACACGTTGCAGTTGTAGGAGGGGGCAATTCAGGGATAGAAGCTGCCATTGATTTGGCAGGAATATGTTCAAAAGTTACCGTATTGGAATTTTTGGACAATTTAAAGGCCGATCAAGTGTTACAGGAAAAACTAAAGAGCTTACCCAACGTGGAAGTCTTTGTCAATTCGCAAACACTTGAAGTTATCGGCAACGGGGATAAGGTAACAGGCATCCGGGTAAAAGACCGGACTACCGAAGAGGTTCGTACCATTGAATTGGACGGAATTTTCGTTCAGATCGGTTTAATGCCTAATAGCGGCGTTTTCCGGGATGTAGTCGACACGAATCGAATGGGAGAAATCGCCATCGACACACATTGCCGCACAAATATTCCGGGAATCTATGCCGCAGGAGATGTCTCCACCGTACCCTACAAACAAATCATCATCGCCATGGGAGAAGGAGCAAAAGCCGCACTTTCTGCTTTTGAAGATCGGATGCGAGGGGTGATTTAA